Proteins encoded by one window of Chondromyces crocatus:
- a CDS encoding non-ribosomal peptide synthetase yields the protein MSVMALLTDLAKRNVQISATGEQLDVRAPKGALTPELREQIAKHKPELLSFLKQRSSDKEAQKLPTVLPEPARRHEPFPLTDIQQAYWIGRSAVFHLGDVSIHIYWELDCQGLDLDRLGAAWRQVIARHDMLRAVVLSDGQQQILREVPAYTIEEEDLRGCPQAEVDMALAATRERMSHQLFQADQWPMFDVRATKLDGDRTRLHVSVDLLHVDGGSLFILNQDWVQAYLTPERPPPALELSYRDYVLAEVALRETELYRRSLTHWRERVKTLPPAPALPLARDPATLSKTRFVRRTERLSAEAWGRVTARASALGLSPSAVLLTAYAEVLAAWSKHPSFTINVTLFNRLPLHPQVNSIIGDFTSMILLGVDAAVVETFAARVGRVQEQLWSDLEARYVSGVEVQRELARAQGTPSANMPVVFTSMLNLGGQGYRPPETVWKALGELVCSLTQTPQVWLDCQAFEDDGQLIFLWDAVEDLFPPGMLDAMFTAFCDLLARLTKEEGAWQGEPAAQRVLPPEEQLELRARMNATDAPVPDEVLPSLLAAQASRRPDAPAVIASDRTLSYRELVRSACQLSHELVAQGVRPGALVAVAAERGYEQVIAVYSVLCAGAAYLPIDPEVPAERLRYLLEQSEVRVALTQRHLDARLSWPEGFQRVLIEANPDGPHADAPAAMPRPDDLAYVLYTSGSTGLPKGVMIEHRSVVNRILDVNERFEIGPADRAIALTALHHDLSVYDLFGVIAAGGTIIVPDAASARDPIHWAERMVAEGVTLWNSVPAFCEMLTSAMEHEEAKITFPSLRLVLLAGDWIPVTLPRRLWALASSARFISLGGPTETTVWDICHPVDRVDPDWPSIPYGRPMRNARYHVLNEALEPCPTWVPGQLYIGGVGLARGYFRDEARTQASFILHPRTGERLYRSGDMGRYLPDGEIEFLGREDFQVKIQGQRIELGEIEATLARHPAVRHAVAMVAGDGVKRLVTYVVPVQTDGSAARPDGALPGTAALESSQAGVLSDPLERVEFKLRRLGLRPIEPNMTTFDLGKLTEDEAKWALYASRSTHRSFDPDPLPIERVGRLLASLVSIHAGALPKHRYPSAGGLYPVRVYLHIKPGRLDGLPGGVYYHHPEEHRLVRISDGEGLGPSIHAPPNQAIAEAAAFTLFLVGHLPAVQPMYGEAAPSFCSLEAGYMGQLLMSEATACRIGLCPLGYVEPAQVREALALGEDDLLVHALLGGGISATQAETLAAPEEAAPARSLAEDLTAFLRHKLPPHMVPRVVMRDALPLTPNGKVDRKALAAIAATDGAPSNVPFVAPSDDMERTIAAIIEEVLQAPRVSVHQSFFDLGADSRHIVQIIGKLRQKLGVDIRLTEAFQHPTVNKLAAHLRKDPGEDDAARQGRDRAEARRASRERRQRR from the coding sequence ATGAGCGTCATGGCCTTGCTGACGGACCTGGCGAAGCGGAACGTCCAGATCTCGGCGACGGGTGAGCAGCTCGATGTTCGGGCACCGAAGGGGGCGCTCACCCCGGAGCTGCGCGAACAGATCGCAAAGCACAAACCGGAACTCCTCTCGTTCCTGAAGCAGCGATCGAGCGACAAGGAAGCGCAGAAGCTGCCAACCGTCTTGCCCGAGCCGGCGCGGCGCCACGAGCCGTTCCCGCTCACGGACATCCAGCAAGCGTACTGGATCGGCCGCAGCGCGGTCTTTCACCTCGGTGACGTGTCGATCCACATCTACTGGGAGCTCGACTGCCAGGGTCTGGATCTCGACCGGCTGGGCGCTGCGTGGCGACAGGTGATCGCACGCCACGACATGCTGCGCGCGGTCGTGCTATCCGACGGGCAGCAGCAGATCCTGCGCGAGGTCCCCGCCTACACGATCGAGGAGGAGGATCTCCGCGGCTGCCCGCAAGCGGAGGTCGACATGGCGCTCGCTGCTACCCGCGAGCGCATGTCCCATCAGCTCTTCCAGGCCGATCAGTGGCCCATGTTCGACGTGCGGGCGACGAAGCTCGACGGCGATCGCACGAGGTTGCACGTGAGCGTCGACCTCCTGCACGTCGACGGGGGGAGCCTGTTCATCCTGAACCAGGACTGGGTGCAGGCCTATCTCACGCCGGAAAGGCCCCCCCCGGCGCTCGAGCTGTCGTACCGGGACTACGTGCTCGCCGAGGTCGCCCTGCGCGAGACCGAGCTTTACCGACGCTCGCTCACCCACTGGCGCGAGCGCGTGAAGACGCTGCCACCCGCGCCGGCACTGCCGCTCGCCAGGGACCCGGCCACGCTCTCGAAGACCCGCTTCGTGCGCCGTACCGAGCGGCTCTCGGCCGAAGCATGGGGCCGCGTGACCGCACGCGCGTCCGCGCTGGGGCTCAGTCCGTCGGCTGTCTTGCTCACGGCATACGCCGAGGTCCTCGCCGCCTGGAGCAAGCACCCTAGCTTCACGATCAATGTCACCCTGTTCAATCGCCTTCCTCTCCACCCCCAGGTGAACAGCATCATTGGCGACTTCACGTCGATGATCCTGCTCGGTGTCGATGCCGCGGTGGTCGAGACCTTCGCGGCGCGGGTGGGTCGCGTGCAGGAACAGCTCTGGAGTGATCTCGAGGCGCGCTATGTCAGTGGTGTCGAGGTGCAGCGCGAACTGGCGCGGGCGCAAGGGACTCCGTCCGCGAACATGCCCGTCGTCTTCACGAGCATGCTGAACCTCGGCGGGCAGGGCTACCGCCCCCCCGAGACCGTGTGGAAGGCGCTCGGTGAGCTGGTGTGCAGTTTGACGCAGACGCCGCAGGTCTGGCTCGATTGTCAGGCGTTCGAGGACGACGGGCAGCTCATCTTCTTGTGGGACGCCGTGGAGGATCTGTTCCCGCCAGGGATGCTCGATGCGATGTTCACGGCGTTCTGCGATTTGCTTGCGCGGCTCACGAAGGAAGAGGGCGCGTGGCAGGGAGAGCCCGCGGCCCAGCGGGTATTGCCGCCGGAGGAGCAGCTCGAGCTACGAGCCCGGATGAATGCGACCGATGCGCCCGTTCCTGACGAGGTGCTGCCATCGCTGCTCGCCGCACAGGCTTCGCGCCGGCCCGATGCGCCGGCGGTGATCGCATCCGATCGGACGCTCTCGTATCGCGAACTCGTCCGCAGCGCATGTCAGCTCAGCCACGAGCTCGTCGCACAGGGCGTCCGTCCCGGAGCACTCGTCGCAGTCGCAGCCGAGCGAGGCTACGAGCAGGTGATCGCCGTCTACAGTGTGCTCTGCGCGGGCGCCGCTTACCTGCCCATCGATCCGGAGGTCCCCGCCGAGCGGCTGCGTTACCTGCTCGAGCAGAGCGAGGTCAGGGTAGCACTCACGCAGCGGCATCTCGACGCTCGGCTCTCGTGGCCTGAGGGGTTTCAGCGCGTGCTCATCGAGGCCAATCCAGACGGCCCCCACGCCGACGCGCCCGCTGCGATGCCCAGGCCAGACGATCTCGCATACGTGCTCTATACGTCCGGCTCCACGGGGCTCCCCAAGGGTGTGATGATCGAGCACCGCAGTGTGGTGAACCGCATCCTCGACGTGAACGAGCGCTTCGAGATCGGCCCTGCGGACCGTGCTATTGCCCTCACGGCCCTGCACCACGACCTCTCGGTGTACGACCTCTTCGGAGTGATCGCTGCGGGAGGTACGATCATCGTGCCAGACGCCGCATCCGCCCGTGATCCGATCCACTGGGCCGAGCGGATGGTCGCCGAAGGCGTGACGCTGTGGAACTCGGTGCCCGCCTTCTGCGAGATGCTGACCTCGGCGATGGAGCACGAGGAAGCGAAGATCACGTTCCCATCGCTCCGGCTGGTGCTCCTCGCCGGGGACTGGATCCCGGTGACGTTGCCGCGCAGGCTCTGGGCGCTGGCCAGCAGCGCGCGATTCATCAGCCTGGGGGGGCCCACCGAGACGACGGTCTGGGACATCTGCCATCCGGTCGACCGTGTGGATCCGGACTGGCCGAGCATCCCGTACGGCAGGCCCATGCGGAACGCTCGCTACCACGTGCTGAACGAGGCGCTCGAGCCGTGCCCGACCTGGGTCCCCGGCCAGCTCTACATCGGTGGCGTCGGACTCGCGCGTGGCTACTTCCGCGACGAGGCGCGAACACAAGCGAGCTTCATCCTCCATCCCCGGACCGGTGAGCGCCTCTACCGCAGTGGCGACATGGGACGCTACCTGCCGGATGGGGAGATCGAGTTCCTCGGCCGCGAGGACTTTCAGGTGAAGATCCAGGGCCAGCGCATCGAACTCGGTGAGATCGAGGCGACGCTCGCGCGGCACCCCGCGGTCCGCCACGCGGTGGCGATGGTCGCCGGCGACGGCGTGAAGCGACTCGTGACCTACGTGGTCCCCGTCCAAACAGATGGGTCCGCCGCCCGGCCGGACGGCGCGCTTCCGGGCACCGCAGCGCTCGAGTCCTCGCAGGCGGGTGTCCTCTCCGATCCGCTTGAACGCGTGGAATTCAAGCTCCGGCGTCTCGGGCTCCGACCCATCGAGCCGAACATGACCACCTTCGACCTCGGCAAGCTCACCGAGGACGAAGCAAAGTGGGCGCTCTATGCATCCCGCAGCACGCACCGGAGTTTCGACCCCGATCCGCTCCCGATCGAGCGTGTTGGTCGGCTGCTCGCGAGCCTCGTATCCATCCACGCCGGCGCGCTCCCGAAGCATCGCTACCCCTCGGCGGGTGGCCTCTACCCGGTGCGCGTCTACCTTCATATCAAGCCCGGACGCCTCGATGGACTGCCGGGTGGCGTCTACTATCACCACCCGGAGGAGCACCGCCTCGTGAGGATCTCCGATGGTGAGGGGCTCGGCCCCAGCATCCATGCGCCTCCGAATCAGGCCATCGCCGAGGCCGCCGCATTTACGCTGTTCCTCGTAGGTCACCTGCCCGCGGTCCAGCCGATGTACGGCGAGGCGGCGCCCTCGTTCTGCTCGCTGGAGGCGGGCTACATGGGCCAGCTCCTCATGAGCGAGGCGACCGCCTGCAGGATTGGCCTGTGCCCGCTGGGCTACGTCGAGCCTGCGCAGGTGCGGGAAGCGCTCGCGCTGGGGGAGGACGACCTCCTGGTCCACGCGCTCCTCGGTGGCGGCATCTCGGCGACACAGGCCGAAACACTCGCTGCACCAGAGGAAGCAGCGCCGGCGCGCTCGCTCGCGGAGGACCTCACCGCGTTTCTACGGCACAAGCTGCCTCCCCACATGGTGCCTCGCGTCGTGATGCGGGATGCGCTGCCACTCACGCCGAACGGCAAGGTCGACCGCAAGGCGCTCGCCGCCATCGCAGCGACCGATGGGGCGCCGTCGAACGTGCCGTTCGTGGCGCCAAGCGACGACATGGAGCGGACCATCGCCGCGATCATCGAGGAGGTACTCCAGGCGCCGCGCGTGAGCGTGCACCAGAGCTTCTTCGATCTGGGCGCCGACTCGCGACACATCGTCCAGATCATCGGCAAGCTGCGGCAGAAGCTCGGCGTGGACATCCGGCTGACGGAAGCGTTCCAGCACCCGACCGTGAACAAGCTGGCCGCACACCTTCGCAAAGATCCGGGCGAGGACGATGCAGCACGACAGGGGCGCGATCGCGCTGAGGCGCGGCGCGCGTCGCGTGAGCGGAGGCAGCGCCGCTGA
- a CDS encoding type I polyketide synthase, with protein sequence MSNSTETPDPQARLREAILAIHKLRTRLDAVERQKTEPIAIIGVGCRFPGGASTPDRFWSLLRDGVDAVVEVPAARWDADTWYDPTPGAPGKMYVREGGFLEGAVDAFDADFFGISPREAAAMDPQQRLLLEVAREALEHAGEVPEKLARSATGVFVGVMGNDYSRLQMRNGDPRRIGPYTGTGYAWSFLAGRVSYLLGLQGPSMVVDTACSSSLAAVHLACSSLRAGECDLALAGGVNLILAPESSVVMCQLQALAKDGRCKTFDAAADGYGRGEGAGVIVLKRLGAALAAGDRVLAVIRGSAVGHDGPSGGLTIPNGAAQQDVIRRALANGKVAPSQVSYVEAHGTGTSLGDPIELRALWSVLGEGRAPERRLRVGSVKTNFGHLEGAAGISGLIKVVLALKHQQIPPHLHLKKLNSYIAWDEMPVDIPQSLSSWEVPEGVSRIGGVSSFGLSGINAHVVLEEAPAQAVPTDETTVGPVLLPLSARSEGALRELAQAYVPVLSGEGPSPKDIAATTALRRAHHEHRLALVGATLAELREQVEAFLAGEARVGMSSGVVPAGVCRKVVFVYPGQGSQWVGMGRELLESEPVFREAMDRCEAAMKPWVSWSLSGVLRGDGAEFDRVDVVQPVLFALAAAMTALWRSWGVEPDAVVGHSQGEIAAAYAAGALTLEDASRIVCERSRLVATAGGNAGCGKYGMGVVELSWQEAEARLSGLEGRVAVAAHNGPRSTVLSGETEALDTLMARLNEEGRFCRRVKVDYASHSPQMDALEPELLHMLQGITPRAESTTFYSTVTGEPRCGAELDPTYWAQNIRRTVRFTETVERLSRDGYEVFLEISPHPLLTMEVEASVGESGRVLALPSLRRGEPERASMLGALGAFHTAGYPVNFERLCSRGGRFVDLPTYPWQRQPYWLEDDGGDGWAGAAPPGARQNATSRHPLLGDVLHASLEGGSHFWERDLATDRLPLLGDHRVQGAVVMPAAAYLEMALAAAAEALDGATPVVEGVAFHKALFVPESGARRLQVVVTPELGATASFQIASAPPGEQAWTIHATGSVRLDGGSAQARGHADLAAIRARCTERVSGAEHYETARARGLDYGPSFQGVTEIARRDGEALAAIHGPEVIATEAVAYGIHPALLDACFQAASAAAPRAVDGDQAWLPVHLDRFRLVARPSPNGALFSHAVVHPATGDEGFIADVEVLDAEGKLVAEARGFRAKPLEQLGGDPIGSWLFSLRWERRENSPAPMSRGTGRSAAERGAWLVFDEGQGIGCALTARLEERHERVVTVTPGTTGEGLAREAEDRYRLDPAFSQGFRNLLAEAFQGMSPAGVLFAWSLGAPPSDDTGLTWLHRAEELGPVSALHLVQGIAEAGWSVAPRLWLVTRGAVPIGDGRVVPAMATMWGLARTLAYEHPELRCTAIDLDSTGGAQEIPTLLAEFEAADPEDQVALRGGERFVARLARTQTTMDGNPSAPSAIRAEVGQVSFRLEIDAPGVLDNLVLRESVRQPPGPDEVEIEVRAAGLNFLDVLSAMGMRPDVEPGGVPRLGGECAGTVTAVGERVDFLQPGDAVIALAPHSMGSHVTTAATFVVRLPANLGFEEAAGIPIAFMTAYHAVCRLGQLGPGERVLIHAASGGTGLAAVQLARRCGAEIFATAGSEEKRALLRAQGIEHVMDSRSTSFADEILRATGGKGVDVVLNSLTGEAIPRSLAVLAPYGRFLEIGKRDIYENRRLGLAPFQRNLSYFAVDLARMLVERPERCGALLREVVGLFASGELSPPPTSPTPIAEAAEAFRRMAQAKHVGKIVLLCNDPGPVAPLRRGQLRPDGTYLVTGGLGGLGLALAEWLVGEGARHLVLVGRNAPSPTAHEVIRRLETAGARVFAGRADVADRVALADLLAEVRRTSPPLRGIFHAAAVLDDGIALELDRARVRRVMAPKVDGAWNLHSLTQDDPLDLFVLFSSVASVLGSPGQSNYAAANAFLDALAHERRAMGLPAQSFDWGPWAEVGLAAQQDNRGARLEAEGMGSISPRLGLEALRRLLHEDPVQPVIVPLNLERWRESQPGIANRPLLSALLAATVAQTPRERSEGSLRQELRKMHVDERSARMEVHLREQVARTLRASPTQIRSDLPLHRMGVDSLMAMELKKRIEAELGVTVPVVKLLKGPSLAELAGQLLELVAAEEVLDAVITSGTQGGALGSEALGDAESVAPSEDEEIEVLQF encoded by the coding sequence ATGAGCAACTCGACCGAAACACCCGACCCTCAGGCACGCCTGCGAGAGGCCATCCTCGCGATCCACAAACTCCGGACGCGCCTCGACGCCGTGGAACGCCAGAAGACGGAGCCGATCGCGATCATCGGTGTAGGCTGCCGCTTCCCGGGTGGCGCTTCGACGCCCGATCGCTTCTGGAGCCTGCTCCGCGACGGCGTGGATGCGGTCGTGGAGGTCCCGGCTGCACGCTGGGATGCGGACACCTGGTACGATCCGACGCCTGGCGCACCGGGCAAGATGTACGTGCGCGAGGGAGGGTTCCTCGAAGGCGCGGTGGATGCCTTCGACGCGGATTTCTTCGGCATCTCGCCGCGCGAGGCGGCCGCGATGGACCCACAGCAGCGGCTCCTGCTGGAGGTGGCACGGGAGGCGCTGGAGCACGCGGGTGAGGTGCCTGAGAAGCTCGCCCGGAGCGCCACGGGCGTGTTCGTGGGCGTGATGGGCAATGACTACTCGCGCTTGCAGATGCGGAACGGGGATCCGCGCCGCATCGGGCCGTACACGGGTACGGGCTACGCCTGGAGCTTCCTCGCCGGACGGGTGTCGTATCTTCTCGGGCTGCAGGGGCCCAGCATGGTCGTGGACACGGCGTGCTCGTCTTCGCTCGCCGCCGTCCACCTCGCGTGCAGCAGCCTGCGAGCGGGCGAGTGTGATCTGGCGCTTGCGGGAGGGGTGAATCTCATCCTGGCGCCGGAGTCGAGCGTGGTCATGTGCCAGCTCCAGGCGCTGGCCAAGGACGGACGGTGCAAGACCTTCGACGCCGCGGCCGACGGCTACGGACGCGGCGAGGGGGCGGGCGTGATCGTACTGAAGCGTCTCGGCGCTGCGCTCGCCGCGGGAGACCGGGTGCTCGCAGTGATCCGCGGCTCGGCCGTAGGTCACGACGGGCCGAGCGGTGGTCTGACGATCCCGAATGGTGCCGCGCAGCAGGACGTCATCCGGCGCGCGCTGGCGAATGGGAAGGTGGCGCCCTCCCAGGTGAGCTACGTCGAAGCTCACGGGACGGGCACGTCGCTCGGCGATCCGATCGAACTTCGTGCGCTCTGGTCCGTGCTCGGCGAGGGGCGCGCGCCCGAGCGGCGACTCCGGGTGGGTTCGGTGAAGACGAACTTCGGGCACCTGGAAGGGGCCGCGGGGATCTCGGGCCTCATCAAGGTGGTGCTCGCGCTGAAGCACCAGCAGATCCCCCCACATCTGCACCTGAAGAAGCTGAACAGCTACATCGCCTGGGACGAGATGCCGGTCGACATCCCTCAGTCGCTGTCGTCCTGGGAAGTGCCAGAAGGGGTAAGTCGGATCGGGGGCGTGAGTTCGTTCGGGCTCTCCGGAATCAATGCCCACGTCGTCCTCGAAGAGGCGCCCGCGCAGGCTGTGCCCACGGATGAGACGACTGTTGGACCGGTGCTCTTGCCACTGTCTGCCCGCAGCGAAGGGGCGTTGCGCGAGCTCGCACAAGCCTACGTCCCTGTGCTCTCAGGCGAGGGGCCGTCGCCCAAAGACATCGCGGCGACCACCGCCTTGCGGCGCGCCCACCACGAGCATCGGCTGGCCCTCGTGGGCGCGACGCTCGCGGAGTTGCGGGAGCAGGTGGAGGCCTTCCTCGCTGGCGAGGCGCGCGTTGGAATGTCATCCGGCGTCGTGCCGGCCGGGGTGTGTCGCAAGGTGGTCTTCGTCTATCCCGGGCAGGGATCGCAGTGGGTCGGCATGGGCCGCGAGCTGCTCGAAAGCGAACCGGTGTTCCGCGAGGCCATGGATCGCTGCGAAGCGGCCATGAAGCCGTGGGTCTCCTGGTCGCTGAGCGGCGTACTACGAGGAGACGGCGCCGAGTTCGACCGCGTCGACGTGGTGCAGCCCGTGCTCTTCGCGCTCGCGGCTGCCATGACGGCGCTGTGGCGCTCGTGGGGGGTCGAACCCGACGCGGTGGTGGGACACAGCCAGGGCGAGATCGCCGCCGCGTATGCCGCGGGTGCGCTGACCCTGGAGGACGCCTCACGGATCGTCTGCGAGCGCAGCAGGCTCGTGGCCACGGCTGGAGGGAACGCCGGATGCGGCAAATACGGGATGGGCGTGGTGGAGCTGTCCTGGCAGGAGGCCGAAGCGCGACTCTCGGGGCTCGAAGGCCGGGTCGCCGTGGCGGCGCACAACGGGCCACGGTCCACGGTGCTGAGCGGCGAGACGGAAGCGCTCGACACACTGATGGCACGCCTTAACGAGGAGGGACGCTTCTGCCGCCGCGTGAAGGTGGACTACGCATCGCACAGTCCGCAGATGGATGCGCTCGAACCCGAGCTCCTGCACATGCTCCAGGGCATCACGCCCCGCGCGGAGAGCACGACGTTCTACTCGACGGTGACCGGCGAGCCGCGCTGTGGCGCAGAACTCGACCCGACCTACTGGGCACAAAACATCCGCAGGACGGTGCGCTTCACGGAGACCGTGGAGCGGCTCTCGCGGGATGGCTACGAGGTCTTCCTCGAGATCAGCCCTCACCCTCTCTTGACGATGGAGGTCGAGGCCAGTGTGGGTGAGTCGGGGCGTGTCCTGGCGCTACCGTCACTGCGGCGCGGCGAGCCGGAGCGAGCGTCCATGCTGGGCGCGCTCGGCGCGTTCCATACCGCGGGGTACCCCGTGAACTTCGAGCGGCTCTGTTCGCGTGGAGGAAGGTTCGTCGATCTGCCCACGTACCCCTGGCAGCGGCAACCTTACTGGCTCGAGGACGATGGCGGAGATGGCTGGGCTGGCGCGGCGCCCCCCGGTGCCAGGCAGAATGCGACGTCACGACACCCCCTCCTCGGCGACGTGCTGCACGCGTCGCTGGAGGGAGGCTCCCATTTCTGGGAGCGGGATCTCGCGACGGATCGCCTGCCGCTCCTCGGCGATCACCGCGTGCAGGGCGCCGTTGTGATGCCCGCCGCGGCCTACCTGGAAATGGCGCTCGCGGCAGCAGCGGAGGCGCTCGATGGCGCGACGCCCGTCGTGGAGGGCGTGGCGTTCCACAAGGCGCTCTTCGTCCCGGAGAGTGGCGCACGCAGGCTCCAGGTGGTGGTCACGCCCGAGCTGGGAGCGACCGCTTCGTTCCAGATCGCGAGCGCACCGCCCGGGGAGCAGGCCTGGACGATCCACGCGACCGGCAGCGTGCGACTGGATGGGGGCTCCGCACAGGCGAGAGGTCATGCGGATCTGGCTGCTATTCGCGCTCGGTGCACCGAGCGCGTGAGCGGGGCCGAGCACTATGAGACCGCCCGCGCGCGTGGCCTCGACTATGGTCCCAGCTTCCAGGGTGTCACTGAGATCGCCCGCCGGGATGGTGAGGCGCTCGCCGCCATTCATGGCCCTGAGGTCATCGCGACGGAGGCGGTCGCGTACGGGATCCACCCAGCGCTCCTCGACGCGTGCTTCCAGGCTGCGAGCGCCGCTGCGCCGCGAGCCGTCGATGGGGATCAGGCGTGGTTGCCTGTCCATCTCGACCGATTCCGTCTGGTTGCACGACCGAGCCCCAACGGCGCCCTCTTCAGCCACGCCGTGGTGCATCCTGCTACTGGAGACGAAGGATTCATCGCCGACGTCGAGGTCCTCGATGCCGAGGGAAAGCTCGTGGCCGAGGCGCGGGGCTTCAGGGCAAAGCCGCTCGAGCAGCTCGGCGGAGATCCCATCGGAAGCTGGCTCTTCTCGCTGCGCTGGGAGCGCCGGGAAAACTCGCCAGCACCGATGTCCCGCGGCACGGGCCGCAGTGCCGCAGAACGAGGCGCATGGCTCGTCTTCGACGAGGGGCAGGGTATCGGATGCGCGCTGACCGCTCGGCTCGAAGAGCGCCATGAGCGGGTCGTGACCGTGACCCCTGGGACCACCGGCGAAGGGCTCGCGCGGGAAGCAGAGGATCGTTACCGGCTCGACCCGGCCTTTTCGCAGGGCTTCCGCAATCTGCTCGCGGAAGCCTTCCAGGGAATGTCGCCTGCCGGGGTGCTCTTCGCCTGGAGCCTCGGCGCCCCCCCCTCCGATGACACCGGCCTCACGTGGCTGCACCGCGCCGAGGAGCTTGGCCCCGTGAGCGCGCTGCACCTCGTGCAAGGGATTGCCGAAGCGGGCTGGAGCGTTGCGCCACGGCTCTGGCTCGTCACGCGAGGTGCGGTTCCGATCGGTGATGGGCGCGTCGTACCCGCCATGGCGACGATGTGGGGCCTTGCCCGGACGCTCGCCTACGAGCATCCGGAGCTTCGATGCACCGCCATCGATCTCGATTCCACAGGTGGCGCGCAGGAGATCCCCACGCTCCTCGCCGAGTTCGAAGCGGCGGATCCCGAGGATCAGGTGGCGCTGCGCGGTGGAGAGCGCTTCGTGGCCCGTCTTGCACGCACACAGACGACAATGGACGGCAACCCCAGCGCGCCCTCGGCGATCCGCGCAGAGGTTGGCCAGGTCTCGTTCCGCCTCGAGATCGATGCGCCAGGCGTGCTGGACAACCTCGTGCTGCGCGAGTCGGTGCGGCAGCCCCCAGGGCCGGACGAGGTCGAGATCGAAGTCCGCGCCGCTGGGCTCAATTTCCTCGACGTCCTCTCGGCCATGGGGATGCGACCGGATGTCGAGCCTGGTGGTGTTCCGCGGCTCGGCGGTGAATGCGCCGGCACGGTGACGGCGGTCGGTGAGCGGGTGGACTTCCTCCAGCCGGGCGACGCGGTGATCGCGCTCGCACCACACAGCATGGGCTCCCACGTCACCACGGCTGCAACGTTCGTGGTCAGGCTGCCAGCAAACCTCGGCTTCGAGGAGGCCGCAGGTATCCCCATTGCTTTCATGACGGCGTACCACGCGGTGTGTCGCCTGGGGCAGCTGGGCCCGGGCGAACGCGTCCTGATCCATGCCGCGTCGGGTGGCACGGGGCTCGCGGCGGTGCAGCTCGCGCGACGGTGCGGCGCCGAGATCTTCGCGACTGCAGGCAGTGAGGAGAAGCGCGCGCTCCTTCGCGCTCAGGGCATCGAGCACGTCATGGACTCGCGATCTACGTCCTTCGCCGACGAGATCCTTCGCGCCACTGGCGGCAAAGGGGTGGATGTGGTGCTCAACTCGCTCACGGGCGAGGCCATCCCCAGGAGCCTTGCCGTCCTCGCGCCCTACGGCCGGTTCCTCGAGATCGGCAAGCGGGACATCTACGAGAATCGCCGTCTGGGGCTCGCGCCGTTCCAGCGAAACCTCTCGTACTTCGCCGTGGACCTGGCGCGCATGCTCGTCGAGCGCCCGGAGCGCTGCGGCGCACTCCTCCGCGAGGTCGTCGGTCTCTTCGCGTCCGGCGAACTCTCACCGCCCCCGACGAGCCCCACCCCGATCGCCGAGGCAGCCGAGGCGTTCCGGCGGATGGCGCAAGCAAAGCACGTGGGAAAGATCGTGCTGCTCTGCAACGATCCTGGGCCCGTCGCACCGCTCCGCCGCGGGCAGCTCCGGCCAGACGGGACTTACCTCGTGACCGGAGGCCTGGGGGGCCTCGGCCTTGCGCTCGCGGAATGGCTGGTCGGCGAGGGCGCACGGCACCTCGTTCTCGTAGGTAGGAACGCGCCGAGCCCAACGGCCCATGAGGTCATCCGTCGCCTGGAGACGGCAGGTGCGCGGGTCTTTGCAGGTCGCGCCGACGTCGCCGACCGCGTTGCGCTGGCCGATCTCCTCGCCGAGGTGCGGCGGACTTCGCCCCCCCTGCGAGGCATCTTCCATGCAGCCGCGGTGCTGGATGACGGCATCGCGCTCGAGCTCGATCGGGCGCGCGTTCGCCGGGTCATGGCGCCCAAGGTCGACGGAGCGTGGAACCTGCACAGCCTGACGCAGGACGACCCGCTGGATCTGTTCGTGCTTTTCTCGTCCGTGGCTTCCGTTCTCGGCTCGCCAGGTCAGAGCAACTATGCGGCTGCGAACGCTTTCCTCGACGCCCTCGCCCACGAGCGCCGTGCGATGGGGCTGCCCGCGCAGAGCTTCGACTGGGGCCCGTGGGCCGAGGTGGGGCTCGCGGCCCAGCAGGACAACCGTGGCGCGCGGCTCGAGGCCGAAGGGATGGGAAGCATCTCACCACGGCTCGGCCTGGAAGCCCTCCGGCGGCTGCTGCATGAGGATCCCGTACAGCCGGTGATCGTGCCGCTGAATCTCGAGCGCTGGCGGGAGAGTCAGCCAGGGATCGCGAACCGACCGCTGCTCTCGGCTCTTCTCGCCGCGACGGTAGCGCAGACGCCCCGTGAGCGTAGCGAAGGTTCGTTGCGCCAGGAGCTGCGCAAGATGCATGTCGATGAGCGCTCCGCGCGGATGGAGGTCCACCTGCGCGAGCAAGTGGCGAGGACACTGCGCGCCTCTCCCACCCAGATCCGTTCCGATCTCCCGCTCCACCGCATGGGCGTCGACTCACTGATGGCGATGGAGCTGAAGAAGCGTATCGAAGCAGAACTCGGCGTGACCGTCCCGGTGGTGAAGCTGCTCAAGGGCCCCAGCCTCGCGGAACTCGCAGGGCAGCTCCTCGAACTCGTCGCCGCCGAGGAGGTGCTCGACGCGGTGATCACGAGCGGCACTCAGGGCGGCGCGCTCGGGTCCGAGGCTCTGGGCGATGCCGAGAGCGTCGCTCCCTCCGAGGACGAAGAGATCGAGGTACTCCAGTTCTGA